The sequence ACTCGATTGATGCCGTTGTTATTACACCTCAATGATTGATGTACTTCCTCAGAGGCCTCAAGACAAAGCTACTCGGTATTGGGGCTATGCGGTACGGGACTTTCCCCCTAATCCATTTAGCGGATCTAGGGGTAGGTCTCTCGAGGGGACAATAACAAAGACCACAATAACATGTCTCCAGCAGTCATTGCCAATCTCAGAGTCTGTGTCCTGGCTTTGCCTATAGAGTCTACTCTGTTAACAGTCCTTCATTGACGCGGATTTCGGGATCCGCTCTTTCAGCCGCAGACTCGGTGCTGTTCAGCCGTTCAATAGCCGGTTATTTCTCATTCATGAGCACCGCCACCGCGCGCACATGGTACCACAGCATATTGATTATTCCCATTGATTAAAAGGCCTAAGCTATTGATATATATTTTACAGTTCTATCTAATTGGTAATGGCTCTTATATAGGAATAATGTTATTGCGGCCTGTTTCATTCGATAGACTATGATCAAACACAGGCTACAGTGAAGATCAGACAACAATCATGCCACTTAATTAATAAATGGTCAGTGCAGTGCAACATGTAGGCTATCCTAGGCCATGTTtactactgatggttttgttacCAGTctacaaaaataaagaaaagaaaagaaaactcTTGAATTTCAGGGTGTTTTGATCATCTGTGAAATTAATTGAGTGGGTGAGAGGAACAGGAAGAAGAAACGAGTCGCGGAATGAGCGTCTCACACGCTCTATCCTTTATCACCTTTGGTCATAACGGAGGAACGCTGCTCACTCAATATTTACATTAGCTCTGTTTGTCTCCGGTCTGCTCTCACGCTAATTAGTGTGTTTAACATGCACAGTGGCGCGTGGGTTGTTTATAAGTGCGTCCTTGTTTCTTTTACAGCACTGGAGGCGCCTGTAGACCAACCGTAGGCACATCCAGAATCAGAACACAGCAATAGATTCCTGTCGGGAGTATTTTTGTGATACATCACACCTCAAAGGCATTGTGTTCATGTTTGTGTGTACTCTGAGTACATTATGCTTGTAAATAGTATGGCCGTAGGGCATTAAGTTATGCCTGCCCTGACTGCTGTCATCATGTCAGCTCAGGCTGGCTCTATCAGTCTGTATAGGAGAGGCTGTATCTGTGAAGGCACCAGTCTGTATAGGAGAGGCTGTATCTGTGAAGGCACCAGTCTGTATAGCAGAGGCTGTATCTGTGAAGGCACCAGTCTGTATAGGAGAGGCTGTATCTGTGAAGGCACCAGTCTGTATAGCAGAGGCTGTATCTGTGAAGGCACCAGTCTGTATAGGAGAGGCTGTATCTGTGAAGGCACTAGTCTGTATAGGAGAGGCTGTATCTGTGAAGGCACCAGTCTGTATAGGAGAGGCTGTATCTGTGAAGGCACCAGTCTGTATAGGAGAGGCTGTATCTGTGAAGGCACCAGTCTGTATAGGAGAGGCTGTATCTGTGAAGGCACCAGTCTGTATAGGAGAGGCTGTATCTGTGAAGGCACCAGTCTGTATAGCAGAGGCTGTATCTGTGAAGGCACCAGTCTGTATAGGAGAGGCTGTATCTGTGAAGGCACTAGTCTGTATAGGAGAGGCTGTATCTGTGAAGGCACCAGTCTGTATAGGAGAGGCTGTATCTGTGAAGGCACCAGTCTGTATAGGAGAGGCTGTATCTGTGAAGGCACCAGTCTGTATAGGAGAGGCTGTATCTGTGAAGGCACTAGTCTGTATAGGAGAGGCTGTATCTGTGAAGGCACTAGTCTGTATAGGAGAGGCTGCATCTGTGAAGGCACCAGTCTGTATAGGAGAGGCTGTATCTGTGAAGGGGGGAGCaaaactgattctagatctgtTGCTAGGCTACGTCCTACTTGTACCTGGAGAAGAGAACATCCCTCTGTGACAGTTGgttgagagtcaggaagcagccGGCTGATATGACCTCATGAGGGAAGAAAGAGGTCAGGTCAAAGGTCATAGTGTGTGGTATGTGAGGGTTGTATAacgttgacctctgacccctttCTTACCTCATGAGGTCTAATCTATGGGCTGTCATCCTTTCTTCTGAATGTCTGCTGCTCCGTCTCTCTGGCATCCTTTCTTCTGCATGTCTGCTGCTCCGTCTTTCTGGCATCCTTTCTTCTGAATGTCTGCTGCTCCGTCTCTCTGGCATCCTTTCTTCTGCATGTCTGCTGCTCCGTCTTTCTGGCATCCTTTCTTCTGAATGTCTGCTGCTCCGTCTCTCTGGCATCCTTTCTTCTGAATGTCTGCTGCTCCATCTCTCTGGCATCCTTTCTTCTGAATGTCTGCTGCTCCGTCTCTCTGGCATCCTTTATTCTGAATGTCTGCTGCTCCGTCATTCTGGCATCCTTTCTTCTGCATGTCTGCTGCTCCGTCTCTCTGGCATCCTTTCTTCTGAATGTCTGCTGCTCCGTCTCTCTGGCATCCTTTCTTCTGAATGTCTGCTGCTCCGTCTCTCTGGCATCCTTTCTTCTGAATGTCTGCTGCTCCGTCTCTCTGGCATCCTTTCTTCTGAATGTCTGCTGCTCCGTCTCTCTGGCATCCTTTATTCTGAATGGCTGCTGCTCCGTCTCTGGCATCCTTTCTTCTAAATGTCTGCTGCTCCGTCTCTGGCATCCTTTCTTCTGAATGTCTGCTGCTCCGTCTCTCTGGCCTCTGGTGCCAGGCTTCCTTTGAGTAAGTCAGTCCCAGTAGTGTCACACTAGACTACCCTCCACTGTCTGATCTGCTCTTATAGATGCCAAAGGAACAAATCTTGTTCAGATGACTTCTGGCTAGATTTCTGTGTGGTTGTGGCCCTGTGTTTACACTACATTCTACCCTTGTAggcctgtgtgtgttctgtgtcgtGTGTCTGCCTATCATTTATCTTATGTGTCTGGTTGTGAATTTGGCCTGTGTAATTTCCTGCTCTTCCCAGCAGTGACTTCCGGTgtatgtgtttactgtagtaaAGAGAACACATGACTTGTCCCGGCCAGGATAATCTTAGAAAGCATGACAGGGCCCAGAGTCCCCGGGGTGGGAGAACGGCACCACCAGCAGTCCATTTCAACCAATTGGAGGGAGAGAGTCCCCAACCCACAGGCCTGCTGAGCTGGCAGGGAAGGCCTCAgagcagtgtgtgactgtgtgactgtgtgtctgtgtgactgtgtgcagCTGTAACAGTGTTGTTGTATTAATCAACGTGATGTACTGAACAGAACAGTTCCTTGGAGGACTGGGTCCGATCGCCCTGCTCATGTCTCCTGGTCAATGTGTTTTAGCAGGTGGGAGTTGCCTCTGCTCCTAGTGATGTCTCTTTCCTGCTCATGTCTCCTGGGACAGTTACTGTTAAGGTACTGAAACCatctgatgcacacacacacacacacacacacacacacacacacacacacacacacacacacacacacacacacacacacacacacacacacacacacacacacacacacacacacacacacacacacacagctaaggtACTGAAACCATCTGATGAACATATAtatactactgttcaaaagtttggggtcacttagaaatgtccttgtttttgaaagaaaagctttttttttgtccattaaaataacatcaaattgatcagaaatacagtgtagacattgttaatgttgtaaatgactcaTGTAAATgactcattttaaaaggctaattgatcattagaaaacccttttacaattatgttagcacacttttgtatattataactacttcacttgctttggcaatgttaacacatgtttcccatgccaataaagccccttgaattgagatggagggagagagaaagagtcccctaagcaagctggtcctggggctctgttcacagaggattcattcaaacagcactttcgtgcgtttgccagcagctcttcgctgtgcttcaagcattgcgctgtttatgacttcaagcctatcaactcccgagattaggctggtgtaaccgatgtgaaatggctagctagttagcggggtgcgcgctaatagcgtttcaaatgtcactcgctctgagacttggagtagttgttccccttgctctgcatgggtaacgctgcttcgagggtggctgttgtcgatgtgttcctggttcgagaccaggtagcggcgaggaaaaggatggaagctatactgttacactggcaatactaaagtgcctataagagcatccaatagtcaaaggttaatgaaatacaaatcttatcgagagaaatagtcctataattcctataataactacaacctaaaacttcttacctgggaatattgaagactcatgttaaaaggaaccaccagctttcatatgttctcatgttctgagcaaggaacttaaacgttagctttcttacatggcacatattgcacttttactttcttctccaacactttgtttttgcattatttaaaccaaattgaacatgtttcattatttatttgaggctaaattgattttattgatggattaagttaaaataagtgtttattcagtattgttgtaattgtcattattacaaatacattttaaaaatcgtccgattaatcgata comes from Salvelinus alpinus chromosome 21, SLU_Salpinus.1, whole genome shotgun sequence and encodes:
- the LOC139548522 gene encoding uncharacterized protein; this translates as MPETEQQTFRRKDARDGAAAIQNKGCQRDGAADIQKKGCQRDGAADIQKKGCQRDGAADIQKKGCQRDGAADIQKKGCQRDGAADMQKKGCQNDGAADIQNKGCQRDGAADIQKKGCQRDGAADIQKKGCQRDGAADIQKKGCQKDGAADMQKKGCQRDGAADIQKKGCQKDGAADMQKKGCQRDGAADIQKKG